CTAACATCGAGTCCAGAGAGGACATTAGAAATGAGTTGTGATTCTAGATATGGCTCTCCAGCAAGAGCTAAAGAATCAAACcagtttttcttttgttttagaTACTCAATCAACGGAGTACTGCCTTTTCAAGTTGTTTGGATGAGAGGTCTGGTGTCATCCATTTTAGCTCTTGAATGAGCACCATAAAGATGCTCCAATGCACTCCATAAACCAGCAGCCATTGCAGAACCCATCACCTCTGTAGCTATTAATTCTGTCATTGAGCTATATAACCACCCCATTAGCAATTGGTCATTGATGATCCAATTTTCAAAGTCAGAATTAACAAGTCCACTCGAGCCAGGAGAGAATTCATCAGTGCCGATACCTGCAGAGAGAAATTCAGGTGGACAAACATTAGTTCCATTTAGGAAACCGTCTAGCCTATGACCTCTTACAATAGTAGAGACCATAGTCTTCCACAGACTATAATTATTTCTGTCTAATTTTAGGGAGAAAGGATGATTGAGGGTGCTGAAATGATGAGGGATAGGTGTTTGGAGCTGAGAGCTGCTAGATCTAGTAGCAGTGACATTTGAGGCAGCTGCTGGAGTAGCAGCAGGAGGGGCTGCAGAGTTTGATTCTTCTGTGCTAGGAGTCTGCTGGTCAGTCGACAtggatggctctgataccaagagaAGATTTGGAATAAATTGTTTTGAATATTCTCAGCTCAAATTGACATGAGTAAATGCATTGCTTTATATAGGGGAATTACATAGAAAAGGTAGAAACCTTTACAGCTGTCATAAcaaaaaaaggaaaaaggaaTATTCTAACAATAAAAGGAAATATTATACAGCAATGATTACAATCCCAACGGCTTGGAAATCAAGGCAAGAGCTGATGACAACAAGGCAAGATGCAGGACCACTGCTTTGGATTCCAAAAATGCTGATGTGTAATAATGACCTGTATGATTTCATTTCTTTTCAAAACCCTAGGAGAAAGGTGATGACTTTGAGGTTGTCTTCATTCCTAGCAACAGTGACAATTATGACGAGGAGGGATTCTCAAAAGCTTTTGAAAAAATGTCATTCGCTGATAAAAGTAGTAGCGAAATTTTTCTGGGGTTCTTTGACTTGCGTGTCTATCCAATTCTGACCATATTTGGGGTTGATGGAAATGAATTGTACAGGGATGCTTACACAGTCATCCAAGAACTTGGCTTCTAAGCTTACCCATTTACACCAGAAAAGATCCTTACATAAGTTTGATGAGATTGAAAACGCAAAAGAAGAATCCCAAACTTTAGAGTCTCTCCTGCATCATAAATgaaatgatggtgaagagggtttTGTTTTGGAAGGCCATGTTTACCATGGAGCATAAGGGTGTAGCTTATATAATAAAGGAGCTTATGTTGTGTAGCTTTCGTTTTAGTCAAAATATATATGTAACGTACACAAACAAGCAACGACAGATGTAATGGTGGATTCCAAATGAAATTATGGTTGATTTGATATTTTGGCTATCTACTATTTTACCAATATCCCTTGTCACCTAAGCTATTATCATTTACAGATAAAAGCTCTCGAAGAAAAACTTGTAACATCCATTAAGGTTGCTTATCAATTAATATGCTAAGTACTCCAGTTTTCACTGAAATTGAGCAAATACTAGGGATATTCCATATCACTTTACAACTAAATTATCTTCTTCTTCACAAGTATAAAGATGTTCCTTTCACCAAGAAACTTGCTCTTTGTCCAGAACTCAGTATTTGTAATTTGTAGCATGACATGTAGTATACTTACAACAAAACTTATCCTGTGGTAGTCCTAATAAAGATAATGAAACATAGTAAGATATAAGCCAATCACATCGTTTGTCATTTTTAATAGTATGTGGTGATGTTCTGTTGTAAGCTTCTCCTTCCCTAATTTCGTGGGTAGTTAGGGAAAGCAAACAAAAAGAGCTCTTCTGTCAATTTCTACACAATCCAACCAAAACCCTCCCATCGGCTTCAAGCTTTGGTGTCTTGACATTATTGATTGACATGTTCCAATGACTTGCAATTTCGAAAAAGTTGGATGGAGAAAATAAGACCAACCCAAGAAAAAAATGTCCATGGCCAAAGTTTCCTTCCAGCCATATATTTACCCCATGCTTAAAATTGTATATGCAGAAGCTTGAGTGAATAAATCAGTTCAAACACCGTGCAACACATCCACGAAATGATCTCTCTTTATTGGTCGGTAATCAAATCAAATTGGCCTTATATTATTTGTTAGTTCACAACACATTTATTTATGATAAAACATCATATCCATCTATCACAAACAATGCATACTTctacaatttaaaaaatagaatACAAATGAGAAAGGTATTTATCTACTAAAATTGagtgaaaaaataataataatatggttgGCTTTCCTTTTGGAAGCAAATAAGGTTCAAATGCAGAAACAACAGACAGTTCCCAATGCAAAGGAGTGAATAAAAAGGCATTTATGAAAACATCAACACACGTTTACCAACTCAAGGGGGAGACCATTTATTATAGCTGGACGAGCAGCAAGTAATGTTTTTCTCAAAGCTCTTGGGGAAAAATTCTATAAAAATTTACTTGGTCGGTTGCCAAGGCTGGTACCTTGTCCAGTCTCTCTGTCCTGGATTGAGGGCATGTCCTTTGGAATGGTAAATAAACTCATCACCTTCTCCAGAGAAATTTTCCTTGTGCTCAATCCCATATCTTTTTGGTTTTAACATCAGAAGCTGCAGACATTATACCGTTCCTCTTTCACTCATATGTTTCATGTTTAAGAGTACATATAATGAAAGAAAAGGGAAGCAGGACTTGCCTCATCACCAGTATGGTCAGTTATGTAGTGTAGCCAACCATGCCATTCTGGTGGGACTTGAGAAGCATTGTAGCGACCCTTCTCTGCGTATTCCACCCACCTGTGTCTACCTGTAAAAAGAAAGTCCATCAGAAGCTATAATTTGCACCAAAAAAAGTAAGGAAATGAAAGAAATCAAAACCATCAAGGAAGGAATCAGCACAATAGTGAGAATTATTAAAAGAGAACCAAATTTAAGGATCATAATGCATTGGCCATGGTTGTTTACAATTTTACACCAAAACTACTAATGCAATTGTAGGAGgcgtcaaaaaaaaaaagagagagagacggAGAGAGGAAATACTAACCATATTGTGTGTTAAGATTCTCATAATACTTGTTGCCAACTTTATCAACACCCACAAGCGTTGCCCCAATATTGTGGATTTTTGTTTGCCTGCATCAATGAAACAATATTGTTGCACGCAATCCATGAGGACGTGTGTAAATATCATAatcgaaaataaataaataaatcaagaaATAAGTCACAACATAAAGAATCTCTTATTTAATTTGTCACATAATCTAATGAATGATATATTTTATCAAAGAACGATCTGTAACCAACAAAACTTACTTATAACAAGGACTTCTAGCCACAGCAGTTTATTCTAAGCTATACAGCAATAAAGACAGAGCACATAGTACAGTATTAACGTCCATGAATGCAACGCAAAATATTTTATAGTAAAAGTTTAATCTTGAAAGCTATTCTAGCTCAGAGGATCATACGGTTTACTAAAAGCAACACTAGGACAATTTTTTCCTCACAAAGTACATAAAGCTCCCAAAGAGAGACAGGAAAGCTCAGGAGTTTTCATGTATAAACGAATGAATAAAAGCATTAGTACTTACATTAGGTTCCCATCGAGAAGGGCTTTCCTGCAATAGTTGATAAGAATGGTCAGTGGGGTACAAAGAATAGAGTCAAGAATAATCCTAAacctcaaaaacataaaaaaaaaaaattacgaaTGATATAGTCACCTAAAAGGGTTTGACTTGTAATGCATAAATACTCAAACAACAATTTTAACAAAGAGCTTTATACCTCAGCTCCCCAATAGTCATAGAAACTAAAATTTTGTCATTGTCAACACCAAATTATTGCATTTTTCCAACATTtctctaaacaaaaaaaaaaaaactctagcAACCCTGTAATCCAATTCCTCTTTAATTATCGATTTGGTAAGAAATACCACTGCACAATGCTAGCCACCTCTTCAATAAAAGAACCCAGTTTGAtatttttaatgtatatttttttCAGCAAAGTTCAACTTTCCTTACCATTCTGCAAATACTTGACATCATACCCATTCTTTCCTCATTCAATCAGATGTTAAAATACTTAAAGCGATGTTGTTGAGAGTTTTCTAGGTATCCAAACACATATTTTGGGGAAtgaaaagataaataaaaataaaaataaatgataaataaaTTGAAAGAAAACTGACAAGTAGCCTTCTTCTCTGAGCTCCCTGAGGAAGTTGCCGACGCCTCTCTCCTTGATCGACCTGAATACGCTCTTCACCACCGAtgccatctctctctctctctctctctctctctctccctctcttcccTTGTTTGTGTCAACCTTCTTCAAATTCTGCAAAGTTGGGCCGATCTCACCTCAGGCTCATAACATAATCTACTTCAGGCCCAAGCCCAAAAATCATGTTCATGAAAGACTTTTCAAAAGTacttatttcttttttaattttacattttCATCAAAGTTGTATAAGCCaacatttattataaaaataggAAAGGTTAAAATATGTTGTAAAACTATTACGAAATAAAGTATAAGGAAATAAATAGACAGAGTAATACTAAGAGATGTAAAAAGAGAGTGAAACTATTTTATATTATTTCTATGGAGCTtgaaccctatttatagagacaaATATGATATTGGAAAATCAAGTATTAGaaatacaatcaagaattaataTCGATATTTAACTTTGGGTAACCTGTTAATTCTCCATTATTATGATATTTGACTATGGGAATTCTCCATTATTATGggcatccatatatatataatatttataacactccTCTTTGGATGGTGTTCATTAGTCGGTTAGGTCGAGTTGTAACATATTTTAATCAACCCAATGTTAAAATCGGGTTATAAAAATCCAACTCTAACCCattcaattaagaaaaaaaaaaagtttaactcGTCCAATGTTTTAGACGGCTTGGTCAGGTTAACCCGCACAAACCaatattaagttttttttttaaaaatgttcaaataataattagattaaaCAAACTAAAAGTATAGTATACATCTTTCAAACTTAGACATATTGTTATAAATTGAAACATTAAAACATTATTCtaaattcattgttaaaaattttaaaacaatatataatattacatataatatatgtaataatatgcgtagtatatgtatgtataaatgaaaaaaaaaaaaaaagctcttaATTGTTTATTCGGGTTATTTGGGTGGGTTTGTATAATTCTCAAGCCACCCAATATAATAATTTGGCGGTTTGAATTTTTGTCAGGTTATTCAGGTtgtattgtaatgccctacttcattagagtcgttactaagtgagttttaaacgtgcaattaactcgctaatcgatgttttaggttaaaaatgtagctaaactgtaataaaagtcatataatttgaaaatgtaatcctTCATTGAAATTACAaagtgttatacatttgggatcccaaaattactgtttagaaatatttacagctaaaaaatatgattaaagtcgactaaacgacaaaatctagattGAGACACAACATCTCCCAAACTACCCTtgaccgtggcagccaggcaggccaaacatgtacacgtcgctccacactctccgtactcatagttggtcgacatttcccttgcccttacctgcaccatagagcacccgt
This genomic interval from Humulus lupulus chromosome 8, drHumLupu1.1, whole genome shotgun sequence contains the following:
- the LOC133798760 gene encoding probable NADH dehydrogenase [ubiquinone] 1 alpha subcomplex subunit 12; translated protein: MASVVKSVFRSIKERGVGNFLRELREEGYLKALLDGNLMQTKIHNIGATLVGVDKVGNKYYENLNTQYGRHRWVEYAEKGRYNASQVPPEWHGWLHYITDHTGDELLMLKPKRYGIEHKENFSGEGDEFIYHSKGHALNPGQRDWTRYQPWQPTK